A single window of bacterium DNA harbors:
- a CDS encoding efflux RND transporter periplasmic adaptor subunit, whose protein sequence is MTSTAILRLAALALFIALAGCQNAPPEGAAVAQTDSREPADAHDRGEVDTHDHGEGEGSDLDRPVAELFAARCEHDLLTHACTECRYEVGVARVPAELIADGLITTAQAAERALPEVIELPGEIRFDEHRIAHLMPQVTGVIEAVQVELGSRVAAGAALLEIASAELAAAEADYLAAITEESLATRAQARLTALRAAKIASERETLETEQRLAAARITSATGRQRLVALGLGEIELGALVAGGALRADGRLVLRAPFAGEILALHAVRGEQVAPGGELALLGDTAQLWVWVDVYEAQLSRLEALRRAGPVPVRVSVPAYPMHEFVGRLDLIGSTMDETTRTVKSRIRIGNSEGRLRPGMFATVRIALPGAGRALAVPADALLADAGRDFVFVHHADDYFVRRPVQAGRRWDGQVEILAGLAPGQTVAAAGAFLLKSDVLRSKMGAGCAD, encoded by the coding sequence ATGACTAGCACCGCGATCCTGCGCCTGGCCGCGCTGGCTCTCTTCATCGCCCTCGCCGGCTGCCAGAATGCGCCGCCCGAGGGCGCCGCCGTCGCCCAGACCGACAGCCGCGAACCCGCCGACGCGCACGATCGCGGCGAGGTCGACACCCACGATCATGGCGAGGGCGAGGGCTCGGACCTCGACCGCCCGGTAGCGGAGCTCTTCGCCGCGCGCTGCGAGCACGACCTGCTCACCCACGCGTGCACCGAGTGCCGCTACGAGGTGGGCGTGGCGCGCGTGCCCGCCGAGCTGATCGCCGACGGTCTCATCACCACGGCGCAGGCGGCCGAGCGGGCCCTGCCCGAGGTGATCGAGCTGCCCGGCGAGATTCGCTTCGACGAGCACCGCATCGCGCACCTGATGCCGCAGGTCACCGGCGTCATCGAGGCCGTGCAGGTGGAGCTCGGCAGCCGCGTCGCTGCCGGCGCAGCGCTCCTGGAGATCGCCAGCGCGGAGCTGGCCGCCGCCGAGGCCGACTACCTGGCCGCGATCACCGAGGAGTCGCTGGCCACGCGCGCCCAGGCGCGACTCACGGCCCTGCGCGCGGCGAAGATCGCCAGCGAGCGCGAGACGCTCGAGACCGAGCAGCGCCTGGCTGCGGCGCGCATCACGAGCGCAACGGGTCGCCAGCGCCTGGTCGCGCTCGGGCTCGGCGAGATCGAGCTCGGCGCCCTCGTCGCCGGCGGCGCGCTGCGCGCGGACGGCCGACTCGTCCTGCGCGCGCCCTTCGCGGGCGAGATCCTCGCCCTGCACGCCGTGCGCGGCGAGCAGGTCGCGCCCGGCGGCGAGCTCGCGCTGCTCGGCGACACGGCGCAGCTCTGGGTCTGGGTGGACGTCTACGAGGCCCAGCTCTCGCGGCTCGAGGCCCTGCGCCGGGCCGGCCCCGTGCCCGTGAGAGTCAGCGTGCCTGCCTACCCAATGCACGAGTTCGTCGGCCGGCTCGATCTGATCGGCAGCACGATGGACGAGACAACCCGCACCGTGAAGTCGCGCATCCGCATCGGCAACTCGGAGGGCCGCCTGCGCCCCGGCATGTTTGCGACGGTGCGCATCGCCCTGCCCGGCGCGGGCCGCGCGCTCGCCGTGCCCGCCGACGCGCTGCTGGCGGACGCGGGCCGCGACTTCGTCTTCGTCCACCACGCGGACGACTACTTCGTGCGCCGTCCGGTGCAGGCGGGCCGGCGCTGGGACGGCCAGGTCGAGATCCTCGCGGGGCTCGCGCCCGGCCAGACCGTGGCCGCCGCCGGCGCCTTCCTCCTCAAGTCCGACGTCCTGCGCTCCAAGATGGGCGCGGGCTGCGCGGATTAG
- a CDS encoding efflux RND transporter permease subunit, producing the protein MAITKWLLANRFLVLIATGVLVVAGLLAWRHLPIDAFPDVTSTQVMILSQAPGLAAVDVEERVSYPIEQVMRGLPRVTEVRSLSKAGLSQVVIIFEDGVDTYWTRQLVFERLAMAREQLPPGVEPELGPISTGLGEIFQYTLEGEGLDPMELRTLQDWLVAPLLKPIPGVNEVNSFGGQVKQYQVLVSPEKLLKYGLTVNEVAEAVAANNANAGGGVIVQGWEQVYLRGVGLLGDIPDIERIVLKAEGGSPVHLADVAEVVIGAEPRQGAVTRDGKGEVVAGMIIMLKGENAQEVVERVQAAAARIGDALPDGVRLSVFYDRSSLIEACIETVMDALLEGGLLVILVLFLFLAELRTALIVVFTLPLTFLVAFIVMGRVGLSSNLMSLGGLAFSVGMVVDASIVVVENVRRHLAHRRRPEHRRQIIAEAIAEVARPVSFSVLIIALILVPLFTLQGIEGKLFAPLALTMLIALLVSLAVALTVVPVLADVLLKQAPEREFGFIRRFHGGYLALLGRALRRPRVTLGISLAVLLGSAALTPLVGTEFMPPLDEGSLAINVVRLPNASLAGSVRVAEHLERRLLRFPEVETVVSKTGRAEISEDPMGPEQTDLFVMLKPRKAWGTGRSKAELVAAIQADLAAVPGLRYSFSQPIALRVNELISGVKSDLAVKVFGPDLAVLKDFADRAAALMGGVRGAADVKVEQVSGMNQLDVVIDRAALARYGLSVDAVNATIETAIAGQEASRIIEGQRRFALVVRFPESARSDAAAVGGLLVAAPGGERVPLRQLAQFRLTEAPAQISREDGLRRVVAEANVRGRNLGGFVAEVQAALAPLVATLPSGSFVEYGGQFENQQRAMRQLAIVVPIALLLILVLLFMALGSVTNSLLVLLNLPFALVGGVLAVLAFGMALSVSAAVAFIVLLGIAVQNSVVLVAFFRQLREQGESALDTVLKGCDLRFRPLFMTALTSFIGHLPMLFATGSGADIQKPLAVVVMGGLITSTLLTLIVLPVIYHLLASRFARREAGAAP; encoded by the coding sequence ATGGCAATCACGAAGTGGCTCCTCGCCAATCGCTTCCTGGTGCTGATCGCGACGGGCGTTCTCGTCGTCGCCGGCCTGCTGGCCTGGCGGCACCTGCCGATCGACGCCTTCCCGGACGTGACCAGCACGCAGGTGATGATCCTCAGCCAGGCGCCGGGCCTCGCGGCCGTCGATGTCGAGGAGCGCGTCAGCTACCCGATCGAGCAGGTGATGCGCGGCCTGCCGCGGGTGACCGAGGTGCGCTCGCTGTCCAAGGCGGGCCTCTCGCAGGTCGTCATCATCTTCGAGGACGGCGTCGACACCTACTGGACGCGGCAGCTCGTCTTCGAGCGCCTCGCGATGGCGCGCGAGCAGCTCCCGCCCGGCGTGGAGCCGGAGCTGGGACCGATCAGCACCGGCCTCGGCGAGATCTTCCAGTACACGCTCGAGGGCGAGGGGCTGGACCCGATGGAGCTGCGCACGCTGCAGGATTGGCTGGTCGCGCCGCTGCTGAAGCCCATCCCCGGCGTGAACGAGGTGAACAGCTTCGGCGGACAGGTGAAGCAGTACCAGGTGCTCGTCTCGCCGGAGAAGCTGCTCAAGTACGGGCTGACCGTGAACGAGGTGGCCGAGGCCGTGGCGGCCAACAACGCCAACGCGGGCGGTGGCGTGATCGTGCAGGGCTGGGAGCAGGTCTACCTGCGCGGCGTGGGGCTGCTCGGGGACATCCCCGACATCGAGCGCATCGTGCTCAAGGCCGAGGGCGGCTCGCCCGTGCACCTCGCCGACGTGGCCGAGGTGGTCATCGGCGCCGAGCCGCGGCAGGGCGCAGTCACCCGCGACGGTAAGGGCGAGGTCGTGGCCGGCATGATCATCATGCTCAAGGGCGAGAACGCGCAGGAGGTGGTGGAACGCGTGCAGGCGGCGGCGGCGCGGATCGGCGATGCGCTGCCCGATGGCGTGCGCCTGAGCGTCTTCTACGACCGCAGCTCGCTGATCGAGGCCTGCATCGAGACGGTCATGGACGCCCTCCTCGAGGGTGGGCTGCTCGTGATCCTCGTGCTGTTCCTCTTCCTCGCCGAGCTACGCACGGCGCTGATCGTGGTCTTCACGCTACCCCTCACCTTTCTCGTCGCGTTCATCGTCATGGGCCGCGTGGGTCTCTCCTCGAACCTGATGAGCCTGGGCGGCCTCGCCTTCTCGGTGGGCATGGTGGTGGACGCCTCGATCGTCGTCGTGGAGAACGTGCGGCGGCACCTCGCCCACCGCCGCCGGCCGGAGCACCGGCGGCAGATCATCGCCGAGGCCATCGCCGAGGTGGCGCGCCCGGTGTCCTTCTCGGTACTGATCATCGCGCTGATCCTGGTGCCGCTATTCACGCTGCAGGGGATCGAGGGCAAGCTATTCGCGCCGCTGGCCCTGACCATGCTGATCGCGCTGCTCGTCTCGCTGGCGGTGGCGCTCACCGTTGTGCCCGTGCTGGCCGACGTACTCCTCAAGCAAGCGCCCGAGCGGGAGTTCGGCTTCATCCGGCGCTTCCACGGCGGCTACCTCGCGCTGCTCGGGCGCGCGCTGCGGCGTCCCCGCGTCACGCTGGGGATCTCCCTCGCGGTGCTCCTCGGCTCGGCCGCGCTCACGCCGCTCGTCGGCACGGAGTTCATGCCGCCACTCGACGAAGGTTCGCTGGCGATCAACGTCGTCCGGCTGCCGAACGCCTCGCTGGCGGGCTCGGTGCGCGTGGCCGAGCACCTGGAGCGGCGCCTGCTGCGCTTCCCCGAGGTGGAGACGGTGGTCAGCAAGACAGGCCGCGCGGAGATCTCCGAGGACCCGATGGGCCCGGAGCAGACCGACCTCTTCGTCATGCTGAAGCCGCGCAAGGCCTGGGGGACGGGGCGCAGCAAGGCCGAGCTGGTCGCCGCCATCCAGGCCGACCTGGCTGCGGTGCCCGGCCTGCGCTACTCCTTCTCGCAGCCCATCGCCCTGCGCGTGAACGAACTGATCTCGGGCGTGAAGAGCGATCTTGCCGTGAAGGTCTTCGGGCCCGACCTCGCCGTGCTCAAGGACTTCGCCGACCGCGCGGCCGCGCTGATGGGCGGGGTGAGGGGCGCGGCCGACGTCAAGGTCGAGCAGGTCTCGGGGATGAACCAGCTCGACGTCGTCATCGACCGCGCGGCGCTCGCCCGCTACGGCCTCAGCGTGGACGCGGTCAACGCCACGATCGAGACGGCCATCGCCGGCCAGGAGGCGAGCCGGATCATCGAAGGGCAGCGGCGCTTCGCGCTCGTCGTGCGCTTTCCCGAATCGGCGCGGAGCGACGCGGCGGCGGTCGGCGGCTTGCTCGTCGCCGCGCCGGGCGGCGAGCGCGTGCCCCTGCGCCAGCTCGCCCAGTTCCGGCTCACGGAGGCGCCGGCGCAGATCAGCCGCGAGGACGGCCTGCGCCGCGTGGTGGCGGAGGCCAACGTGCGCGGCCGCAATCTCGGCGGCTTCGTGGCGGAGGTGCAGGCGGCCCTGGCGCCGCTGGTCGCCACGCTGCCCAGCGGCAGCTTCGTCGAGTACGGCGGCCAGTTCGAGAACCAGCAGCGCGCCATGCGCCAGCTCGCGATCGTCGTGCCGATCGCGCTGCTCCTGATCCTCGTCCTGCTCTTCATGGCGCTCGGCTCGGTGACGAACTCGCTGCTCGTGCTGCTCAACCTGCCCTTCGCGCTGGTGGGCGGCGTGCTGGCCGTGCTCGCCTTCGGCATGGCCCTCTCGGTATCGGCGGCGGTGGCCTTCATCGTGCTGCTCGGCATCGCCGTGCAGAACAGCGTCGTGCTGGTCGCCTTCTTCCGCCAGCTGCGCGAGCAGGGTGAGTCGGCGCTGGACACCGTGCTCAAGGGCTGCGACTTGCGCTTTCGCCCGCTCTTCATGACCGCCCTCACCAGCTTCATCGGCCACCTGCCGATGCTTTTCGCCACCGGCTCTGGCGCGGACATCCAGAAGCCACTGGCGGTGGTGGTGATGGGCGGCCTGATCACCTCGACCCTGCTCACGCTGATCGTGCTGCCGGTTATCTACCACCTGCTCGCCAGCCGGTTCGCGCGGCGCGAGGCAGGCGCCGCGCCCTAG